GAGTGATCATATTTTGTAACATCCATTTTTTATCTCCATCTTATATTTATTCAACCACGGAAATCACTGAAGACACAGAAAAGAAATTATGTGTTTTCTGTGAGTTCCGTGGTTCAAATATTTTTCATCGTTTATTATGGGTGGCCGTTATGCCCACTGCCATTTCCGGTCCGGCTTGCTGAACGACCGGTTTACATAGGGCAATGAAAAATCAGTGTGATAAAATCTGCGGTAAAACTGTTTAGCCTCTTGCATAACATTAAAATTGAATATTTCCGGGTGCAGGACATTGGCCATGAACATCAATCCCAGAATCCAGCGGGGACTACCGAAATCCCACCCCGGGGAAGGGGGCGTATAAATCTGTCCGTTTTTCACCGCATTGACCTGAACGTCCAATTGCAGACACTCTTCACAAAAATCCGTCACAGAGTTTGAAATAAACGCTGAAATAAAAATGACATCAGGATTGAGCGCGACCAATCTCTCCTTTGTAAAATTCCTGCCGGGCCGCCCGACCGAATCCATGGATCTGTTCACACTGATCCCCCCGGCCGTTTCCACCAACTGGTTTTCCAATCTTTCGTAATTAATGTAAAAAAGCGGCTTTGCCATGGTGTAATATACCCGCGGCAAATGGGTGGCCATTGAGACGCCTGCGTTGATATATGCCAGTTTTTCTTCCAAAAAGTCGGCCAGATCTTCTGCAGATTCAGATGCATCGGCAATTTTACCGAAATGCCGGACCGTTTCAATATAAGCCCGGGGGGTTTGAATACCATGATGCAGTTTTTTTAACCCCCCCTTTTCAAGAAGCGACTCCCAGGCCTTTGCCAATTTTCTTTTGTCACGCACGCCCATGGCAATCAACATGGCTTCCACAATTTCCAGGGCGCGGGTAAACGGATACCCGCCTTCAAAGTCACCTTCCTGAAAGGCGAATTCCGACGAGGTACCAATCATATTCAGATCACACCGGCATTGGGGGCATTGTCCATTGTTGTCGGATGCCGGGGGATCCCCATAGGGTTTTGCGCCCATGGGACCGTAAAAATTTCGCCTGTAAACCGTCAGGTTGCATTCGGGGCAGGTGGTATGAAGCAGTTCAGTGCCCGGGGTATTGAACAGGTAGACAAAGGGCAGTATTTTGCGAAGTGTTGTACAAAACTCTTCGGCCTCACATACCGTGGGTTCCTGGGAGATGTCCGCATTTTCAAAGGGAATAAACCGCATCACCTGAAACGGGATCGCCGGGGATATCTGGGCGATAAACATAGCCAGTTCGGTGAGCTCATCGGCATTGTCTTTCATCAGGATGGCCGAGATCTCAACATGGACGCCTGAAGAGACAAGGGCCTTGATGTTCCTTAAAACCGGCGCAATCCCGGAGGAAGCCCCACACCGATAATAGGCATTGTCAAAAAAACCTTTCATGCCGACATTGATGAAATTCAGATAGGGTGTGATCTGAGTCAGGGCTTTTTCAGTAAAATAGGTATTTGAAGAACACCCTACCTGGAGCCCTTTGGAACGCGCCAGTTTTGCCACACGCAGGAATGTCGGAAAAGAGGCTAACGGATCATTCATTAAAAACGCAATGCCCATGCAACCTTCCTGGATCGTTTTTTCAACGATCTGTTCCGGTGTCAGGGTTTGAAACACCCGGCTGTCCCGGGGCATTTCCCTGACAATGGTGGTGGAAATACAGCCCGGGCAATTAAAATTGCAGCCGGTGGTGCTGATTTGCAGGAACTTCCCCCCGGGGAAATAGTGCAGAATGGGCATGGTTTCAATGGAGATGGGGCAGGCAACCAGGTATTGGTCGGCGAACCGTTCTTCAATGCGCCCGTGTTTTTGTTCGTACATGCCGCACACGCCGGTTTTTCCTTCGGCGATAACGCAGCCCTGTTCACAGATATGACACTTTAAATTTGCCATGATAATTTTCCTTAAAAAGAGAAAGAGACTTCCATACCAAGGGTCCGTCCGCGGTCCGGGTAGAATCCTGTCACATAGCGTGTAGAATAATTTTCATCCCCCAGGTTCCGTCCGAAAACCGCCACGGTCATGAGCATATTGCGCAAGATAAAATCCCGGGAAATGTTTGCATCCACCCGGGTATATCCACCCAGCCCGCCGGATGAAGCGGTTCCCATGGCACTGCGGGTATTGGTCCATTCATCCACGTGTTTGACGGACAGGTTAAACCGGTAGACGTTCCAGTGATGGGTCAGGGTCAGTCCGAAAATGTCCTCAGGGATGGAAAGAT
Above is a window of uncultured Desulfobacter sp. DNA encoding:
- a CDS encoding radical SAM protein codes for the protein MANLKCHICEQGCVIAEGKTGVCGMYEQKHGRIEERFADQYLVACPISIETMPILHYFPGGKFLQISTTGCNFNCPGCISTTIVREMPRDSRVFQTLTPEQIVEKTIQEGCMGIAFLMNDPLASFPTFLRVAKLARSKGLQVGCSSNTYFTEKALTQITPYLNFINVGMKGFFDNAYYRCGASSGIAPVLRNIKALVSSGVHVEISAILMKDNADELTELAMFIAQISPAIPFQVMRFIPFENADISQEPTVCEAEEFCTTLRKILPFVYLFNTPGTELLHTTCPECNLTVYRRNFYGPMGAKPYGDPPASDNNGQCPQCRCDLNMIGTSSEFAFQEGDFEGGYPFTRALEIVEAMLIAMGVRDKRKLAKAWESLLEKGGLKKLHHGIQTPRAYIETVRHFGKIADASESAEDLADFLEEKLAYINAGVSMATHLPRVYYTMAKPLFYINYERLENQLVETAGGISVNRSMDSVGRPGRNFTKERLVALNPDVIFISAFISNSVTDFCEECLQLDVQVNAVKNGQIYTPPSPGWDFGSPRWILGLMFMANVLHPEIFNFNVMQEAKQFYRRFYHTDFSLPYVNRSFSKPDRKWQWA